Proteins from one Piscinibacter lacus genomic window:
- the mog gene encoding molybdopterin adenylyltransferase: MPSDTPSPDAALPPPAPIRIGLVSVSDRASAGVYTDQGIPSLQAWLGKALLNPITWVTRLVPDEVPQISAALRALVDEEACDLVLTTGGTGPAPRDVTPEATRAVGDREMPGFGEQMRQISLRFVPTAILSRQTAVIRGRALILNLPGQPKSIAETLEGLPAATPPCPGIFAAVPYCIDLIGGPYLETDAAVCKAFRPKTAIRWTRP, from the coding sequence ATGCCCTCCGACACCCCCTCCCCCGACGCCGCCCTGCCCCCACCCGCCCCCATCCGCATCGGCTTGGTATCCGTCAGCGACCGGGCGAGCGCCGGGGTCTACACCGACCAGGGCATTCCTTCGCTGCAAGCCTGGCTGGGCAAGGCGCTGCTGAATCCGATCACCTGGGTGACACGGCTGGTGCCCGATGAGGTGCCGCAGATCAGCGCTGCGCTGCGGGCGCTGGTGGACGAGGAGGCTTGCGATCTGGTGCTGACCACCGGCGGCACCGGCCCGGCGCCGCGCGATGTGACGCCCGAGGCGACGCGGGCCGTGGGCGACCGCGAGATGCCGGGCTTCGGCGAGCAGATGCGGCAGATCAGCCTGCGCTTCGTGCCCACGGCCATCCTGTCGCGGCAGACGGCGGTGATTCGCGGGCGGGCGCTGATCCTGAATCTGCCCGGGCAGCCCAAGTCCATCGCCGAGACGCTGGAGGGCCTGCCGGCGGCCACGCCGCCCTGCCCGGGCATCTTCGCGGCGGTGCCGTATTGCATCGACCTGATCGGCGGGCCTTACCTGGAGACGGACGCCGCCGTGTGCAAGGCCTTCCGGCCGAAGACGGCGATCCGCTGGACGCGGCCCTGA